The genomic interval GTTCGCTCAAAGCAGCTTTTTCAGTTCTTCTAAGGTGGTCTCGCAGTCCCTGATGATTTGCGCCAGTAGTCCCCGGCCAATTGCCTCGCCGCGATGAACAGGCACGACAGTACACCTGCCGTCGGGATGGCGCAGGAAATGATGGCTCCCCTTCTTTCGGATGATTTCAAAACCAAGTTTTCCAAGGGCCTTGATAAGGCGTTGTGCCGTGAAGGAAGGAGTTGTACTCATGAGGAAATGGCCACCCTTTGCACCCCGACAAACTCAGTAGATACGGGTTCTTCAACTTCAAGGCAGAGTTCAATTGCTTCCTTAATCCGCTTCATAAGTACGTCAAGGGACTTTGCCTGCGTATGGCATCCCCGCAATGTGGGAACGGAAGCGAGAAAATAACCGTCCTCATCTTTTTCGATAACAACACTGAATTCTTTTGTCATTTCTCAATTCTCCATTTAGATATGATACGGCAATCGGAATATGAGGTCATTCTTTCTTTGACACGAACATACGCATAACCGGGAGTGGCCCGCAAGGGACACGATCGGGTTCATGCAGGCGTTATGTGACGCTTCTGCACCGTAGAGCCTCATCCGATCGGAATTTCGAACGTCCCATCCTCCATCCGTGGCGGACACCAGTCTGGTAACTGGCGCTCGCTGCCGAGAAACCGATGAATTCGGCCAATGATCTCAAAGGTGAGTTCTACAGACCGTTGCACGGTCTCAAAGCTCAACTCATACACGCGAGAAAGCTTGTCATAGCCGCCGAAACGCTCTGCCGCACCAAACGGAGACGCATGCACAATGGAGTCCCTAAACGGTTTGATAAGCTCTCTGAATTCGGCTAATGGATTCTCGTCGTGCGTCAGGGGGCCGGTGCTTTGGCTCATGACGATGGTTGGCACCTTTACGAGCTTGTCGAGAAGACTCGCTTGTCCCTCAGTCAAAAGTTTCTGCTGTTTGTTCGAAAGGGTGGAAATATCGGTAGATTTTACGAATTCCCACGCAATGCCATTGATATAGGCTTCTACGAGGTTAAAGCAGGATAGCAGACACATTCTTCTAAAGAAAGCTTCTCGGCGGTGAAGATCAGCGACGGTATTCCGCACATCCGACGTTTTCGCTTTCCGCCACGAAGTGTTTTTGTATTCCTTCAGTGAGTTCACTATTGTCACAACCTCATTGTAAGAGATGGCGACGTCTTTACTGAGATGCATCTCAGGATATTCGGTTTGCAACCCCCATGGAGAGAGACAAATAGTCGAATGTTCGGGCGCGCCTCGCAGAACAAACTTTTTCGGGCGGCCAAACTGCGCTACAAATTCGGATAGGGCAAGGCGATATACGCTCTTGTGCTGATACAGCGGCTCGTAGAGCTTCGCAAGATCGTTCGGCCTGAGGTCGCTGAAATTTCTCTGACAAAATTTCGTGACTTCAGCGCGCAAATATTGTCTGATGGAAGCGCGCTCTGCCTTTATTTCGGCTCGAGTTTTGCCGGAATACCCGTCGGCAAAGATAGGTGCTAAGGGGCCATTTAACTCTCCAAGGAGTAGTCTGCCAACCTCTGCTGCTCGACGCATCTTCACGATTTCGTCGATCTCGGCCTCTCGTCCCTCCAGCCTATTTCTGTGCATAGTCCGACTTTCTCTTTTTCAGCACATAACATTTAATATGCGATGTTCGCTTTTTCCAGTTATTTTGGTACCAAGATAGCAAATCATATCCTCCACTAAAAGTAAATTGTTACATGATAACAGGACACTACGCATTTGAATCCCTTCGGATATGATGATAATAAGGAAGAAAACGAACTTTGTCATTTCAGGGATATACGTCCAATCTGGAGAATACTCCGCCTCCTCAAAAGAAAATCATATCATTGCGATGGAATGGATGTAGTCCGGTTCATTCGATCCCTTTCCTTACGGATCGTGCCAGTAAGTCTTCCACAGAGGACTTCGGCTTCCCCGTTCCAGAAGGGAGTGGTTCAGAACGCCTTCTTTTGTGAAGAAGAACATCAGCGTATCATATCGGATCAGGCTGCCATGAGCGGTCATGTCCGCGCTGGTCCGGACCGTGTCGCTGAGGGGAAGGCCTACGCTCAGAGACAGCCCCCTGTAAGCGTTTCGTTCGTATGCCAGGACAAAGCCTTCTGAAATTTCCCCAACGTGATCAGGCGCTCCATAAACCTGAAGCACTTCGATAAGGGTGGCTTTTCCCGGTGCCAGAGATAGGGCGGTCTCCGGCAGCGGCCGGCCTTCCGCCCCTTTCTCCAGACGCAGGGAAATGCAACCCGTCACGTTCGCTCCAATCAGCAGGATTGCACAAAACAATCCCAGGAGAGCCTTCCTGACGCTAGAACGGCATTCCATAGGAGGCCTCGTCGGAATGCAGACTGCTCCCATAATGGGTCAGGATATTGTCGGCGTCGAAGAAGAACGCGAGCTGGTCATACTGGCGGTCATAGTTGGCAAAAGTCACCAGCACCAGCCACAGTCCCGTCGCCTTCGCCACGCTGCGGGAATAGAGATAGGCATTGCCGTTGGACAGTTTGACGACCTCGGTGGGCGCACCGAACAGGCGGACCGTCTCCTCAGCCGTTGTTTTTCCCGGGACGATCCGACTCAGCCCCTGGGTATCGAAAGGCCGGTAGTTCTTATCCCGGCCAATCACCGCGCACCCAGCCGCCTGGAAAAGAATCCCCCCTGCCATCACCATCAGAATCAACCGCATCACCATCTTGTTCACTTTCTTCCCCTCCTGAATTCAACCTTGTCCTTCAATCCTTCTTTCCCCTGCCCTGCCCTGCCGTACGCCGACGGGGTTACGCCTGCCCTTACAGCCCCAGCGTCCGGGCGATGATGACCTTCATGATTTCGTTGGAACCGGCGTAGATCCGCATGATCCGGATATCCCGCCAGGCCCGCGCGATGGGGTACTCTTCGCAGTACCCATATCCGCCGTGCAGTTGCAGGCAGCGGTCAGCCACCTTCCCCGCCATGTCGGTAATCCAGTATTTCGCCATGGACACCTCCCGGGTCAGATCCTTTCCCTCCATGTGATCAACAATCATCTTATCGATGAAGGTGCGCCCAATCTGAATCTCCGTCGCCATTTCCGCAAACTCGAACTGGGAATTCTGAAACCGGGAGATGGGCCTTCCGAAAACCTTCCGCTCCCGGCAGTAGGCAATGGTCTTCTCCAGCATGAATTCCGCGATCACCTGCGCCCCGATGGCCACCACGAGCCGCTCCTGCTGCAACATCTCCATCATTTTCCGGAACCCCGTCCCCTTTTCCCCAAGACGGTTTGCCCTGGGAATCCGGCAGTCGGCAAAGAAAAGCTCCGCCGTGTCCTGGCTGTGCCAGCCGATCTTCTTGAGATTGCGCCCTTTTTCAAATCCGGGCGTTCCCGCATCCACGAGATACAGATCAATCGCCTTGTGCGGATCCTCCACCGCCGGATCCCTGGCCACCAGGACGATGAGGTCACAGTTAATCCCGTTGCTGATAAAGGTCTTCTGGCCGTTGATCACGAACCCGTCGCCGTCTTCCACGGCAGTGGTGCGGATTGCCGCCAGATCGCTGCCGGTGTTGGGTTCCGTCATGCCGATAGCCGTGATGATGTCGCCGGAGATGCAGCCGGGCAGGTAGCGGTGTTTCTGTTCCTCGGAGCCGTACTCGATCAGATAGGGCAGCACGACGGTGTTGTGAAGCCGGGCCGCCAGCCCGGTAAAATTGGTCCGGGCCAGCTCCTCGATGACGATGACTTCATAAAGGAAATCGGCGGTGGGTCCGCCGTAGGCTTCGGGAACGCTCATTCCGAGAAAGCCCTGTGCTCCCATCCTTTTCCAGGCTTCCCTGGAAACGATCCCCGCCTCCTCCCATTCTTCAATGTGGGGCACGATTTCCCTGGCCAGAAACTTCTTCACTGCTTCCCGAAAGATCCGGTGTTCCTGCGTGTACTGGATTATTTCCATCTGTAGACTCCATTGATTATGTAAAGGCATTAAAGCTGCCGTTTCAATTCGTGCTTCATAATCTTGCCGGTGGCATTGCGGGGAAAATCCTTCACGAAGAGGATTTTCTTCGGCATTTTGTAAGGGGCTATTTTTCCCTCCAGACCGGCCAGCAGGTCCTCTTCCGTCAAGCGGCTGCCCCGGGAAAGAAGAACAAAGGCCGCCACTACTTCGCCCCGCCGGGGATCGGGCATCCCCACAACGGCCGCCTCCTTCACGCCGGGAATGTCCTTGATCGCCCGCTCCACCTCCGCCGGATAGATGTTTTCCCCGGAACTGATGATCATCTCCACCTTGCGGCCAATGACATAGAGGAAGCCTTCCTCGTCCCTCCGGCCCATATCCCCCGTGAAAAACCACCCGTCCTTCAGAACCTCCGCCGTTGCCTCTGGAACATTCCAGTAGCCCGCAAAGACATTGGGACCCTTCACCAAGATCTCGCCCGGCTCTCCCGGCGCGACCTCCTTGCCGGAATTATCGATAATGCGGATTTCCGTATGGAAGACCTCCTTGCCGACGGAGCCCGCCTTACGGATGGAATCCTCCAGATCCAGGGAAGTGAGACGCAACGCCTCGGTCATCCCGTACCCCTGGGCAAAGAAAACCCCCTTTTCCGACTGATACTGGCGGATCAGGTCCACGGGCATCGGCGCGCCCCCGGCAATGAAGAAATGGACATGGGAGAAATCCGCTTCCGGCCAGAGTTCGGACTTCGTCATCATCTGGAACATGACCGGCACGGCAAAGACGTAGTTCACCT from Syntrophus gentianae carries:
- a CDS encoding type II toxin-antitoxin system HicA family toxin — encoded protein: MSTTPSFTAQRLIKALGKLGFEIIRKKGSHHFLRHPDGRCTVVPVHRGEAIGRGLLAQIIRDCETTLEELKKLL
- a CDS encoding acyl-CoA dehydrogenase family protein gives rise to the protein MEIIQYTQEHRIFREAVKKFLAREIVPHIEEWEEAGIVSREAWKRMGAQGFLGMSVPEAYGGPTADFLYEVIVIEELARTNFTGLAARLHNTVVLPYLIEYGSEEQKHRYLPGCISGDIITAIGMTEPNTGSDLAAIRTTAVEDGDGFVINGQKTFISNGINCDLIVLVARDPAVEDPHKAIDLYLVDAGTPGFEKGRNLKKIGWHSQDTAELFFADCRIPRANRLGEKGTGFRKMMEMLQQERLVVAIGAQVIAEFMLEKTIAYCRERKVFGRPISRFQNSQFEFAEMATEIQIGRTFIDKMIVDHMEGKDLTREVSMAKYWITDMAGKVADRCLQLHGGYGYCEEYPIARAWRDIRIMRIYAGSNEIMKVIIARTLGL
- a CDS encoding acyl-CoA synthetase: MNIGQWVYKRAHTHPERPFLQEDNRRYTNREFNERVNRMAHALLKLGVGRGERVAVLMGNCSEFLEIFFACAKTGALMVPLNVRLAVPELLYILKDCSPRTLFYAEEFSEKVGEIRAALSSGDMPVCFRLGGSDLSPDPPLAGVLAESSGAEPLPAEAVTLDDPLFIMYTSGTTGQPKGAVLTHGNVLFGAINTVLGYGINKTYKSLVTAPLFHIGALGAAATPVIYAGGSLLLKTFFSATEALRVICGEKVNYVFAVPVMFQMMTKSELWPEADFSHVHFFIAGGAPMPVDLIRQYQSEKGVFFAQGYGMTEALRLTSLDLEDSIRKAGSVGKEVFHTEIRIIDNSGKEVAPGEPGEILVKGPNVFAGYWNVPEATAEVLKDGWFFTGDMGRRDEEGFLYVIGRKVEMIISSGENIYPAEVERAIKDIPGVKEAAVVGMPDPRRGEVVAAFVLLSRGSRLTEEDLLAGLEGKIAPYKMPKKILFVKDFPRNATGKIMKHELKRQL
- a CDS encoding type II toxin-antitoxin system HicB family antitoxin, translated to MTKEFSVVIEKDEDGYFLASVPTLRGCHTQAKSLDVLMKRIKEAIELCLEVEEPVSTEFVGVQRVAISS